AACTTAAcagattcattttgtttttgtctttgatcTCCAGATGGATTTGAGGAATATCATTTGAACCGTTGTGTGTTCAACTCCTCTGAGCTGCAGGACATAGAGTACATTTACTCTGCATATTACAACAAGGTCGAGTACGCCAGGTTCAGCAGctctgtggggaaatttgtTGGATATAATGAAGTTGGTTTGAAGTACGCAGAGCGATGGAACAACGATCCTGCAGTGCTGGGGGCGAGGAAGGCTCAGAAGGAGAGTGTCTGCAAACACAACGTTGAGATTGACTACCAAGCTGTTCTGACTAAGACAGGTGAGCTGCTGTTCTCTACATCAACATCATCAAATTAAACCTCAGTAATAATAAACACATCACTGATTAAAATAATTACTACTTTCATTCTTCATCTGTCTTGTTTATTAAcagaatttatttattaacaTAAATTCTGCTGGAAATAGATTTTACAAAcctttctgttttaatttgagTTTAAATGAAGTTGAGTTTCATATTTCATCTCGATGAACTTTTCCTGTCCTTCTATTAAATATCTATATTGTTGTATAGTTTTTCTATTGATCAGTCGTTTCATTCAATGGAAAAATTATGTTAATATTATTCTGGAAATTTTTACTATAGTATTTTAATTTTAGTGTCTCAGCATTTATCTATGGAAACATATGAAATGTCTttcataataatatttaattaaaaataataatattatttctCATGAAAGTTTTCAGTGTATAAACTCTACAGCAGACTGAGCTCAGTGACGCCGCCTGGTGGGAAAACACTGATACTGCAGCTAGTCGTCCTGTCACTGTCACAGTGTTTTACAGCTGGTGACAAACTGTCTCAATGCTAAACACTTTCCCAGAACTCTTCACACTGTCAGCACAACAGAAGTCTCTGCAGACCAAACTGTGACTCTTGCCTTGCTTTAACACAAAAGATATTCAGTGACCAGCAGGCCCGAATCATCAAGTTAGAGACCCCTGGGCACAAATGTTTGATGGGCCCCTAGCCAACTTGGTTTggtatgataatgataatactaTGATTAATGTAGgttgtcctcacacacacacacacacacacctgttgctgtctctctcctgtcctcctcctctgctctccaggggctgtctgtctgtctgtctgtctgtctgcctgtctgtctgtctgtctgtctgtctgtctgcctgtctgtctgtctgtctgtctgtctgtctgtctgtctgacgatctcctcctctccacctctcctctctccagttGCTCTTTTGGTCCTACTGAACATTTTCCTCAACGACGTCGTTAATGTTAACAACAACATTTTCATCCTGATTTCGTTTAACGAAAAATGTGTCAATAGACGGCACACTTCTTACAGTAATAGTgacgcctccctctcctcttcttctcgtTTTCTCTTTCGTTTGCTGCACCCACTTCTGCTTGTTTCATCATTTTTGAACGGTCGGGTCGGTTAGAGACGGCGgcgtaggggagagcggggcggGGTGTAACCATGGTTTCCACACCTGACCAATTATATCATTCTgtttaggtaaaaaaaaaaatatgagcgTGTTTTTGATTGGTTATATATGGTGTCATGACctgaaatttaaatttaagaaaaaaacatttcttgtaaaaaaaaatgttgtgctGCTTGGGCCCCCGAGTGCGCGTGGACCCCTGGGCCCGTGCCCAGAACACCCATTGGATAATCCGGCCGTGGGGACCACAGCTTTCAAAATGCTTGAATTGTTTTCTCACTCAAAGTCGACCAGCAGCAGAACAGGTGTGTCTGCAGCCCgttctgcacatgctcacatacTCTGTTCAAAACTTATATTTAcagttttgtatgttttgtttttttgttttgttttttgagcaaactattacagtattgacttttgttttccttacagCAATTTTCATTTCCTGTTGTCCTGTTGCATTCCTCTGACTTGTtcctgtagtatactgtagtacatTCTGTAAAGAGGAACCATTCTTACTGtattttgtttactgtaaaataaggcaatgtacacatttcttatacaattaacaataacaacaaaaaatatatatacacacaacaaaatgaTTTACTACATCAAAGATTGCCATAAAATGACACATCTACTGTAATGCTAcctgttgttagtgttttttaggTAATTGTGTTATGAGTGACAAAGTGTTGCTGTTGGAGAAAACTAGAGCTGCTGTTTTGGtcaaattatttgattttgacagAAGTATGCAGAGTTTTGGTagttttggtgcattttgggtGTGAAATGAACTGTTGTGCCAAACTGTGTCGGTACAGACAGTGAAGAGTTCTGAAGAAGTGGAGTACACTGTAATACTACTACACACTGCCatgataatactactaatactaatactactactactgataataataatagtaatattagtaatagtaataatagtaataataataacactgtcTCCTACAGCTACACCCTCTGTCAGGCTGAGCTCAGTGACGCCCCCTGGTGGGAAACACACTGCcatgataataatactaatactaatactactgataataataacaatgataataataacagtaataataatgataataataacactgtGTCCTCCAGCTACACCCTCTGTCAGGCTGAGCTCAGTGACGCCCCCTGGTGGGAAACACACTGCCATGCTGATGTGCAGCGTCTACGACTTCTACCCAAAACAAATCCGTGTGACCTGGCTGAGAGACGGAAAGGTCGTGACCTCTGATGTCACTTCCACTGATGAGCTGCAGGACGGGGATTGGTACTACCAGATCCAGTCCCACCTGGAGTACACACCCAGGTGAGTCCAGATCCACCTGGAGTACACACCCAGGTGAGTCCAGATCCACCTGGAGTACACGCCCAGGTGAGTCCAGATCCACCTGGAGTACACGCCCAGGTGAGTCCAGATCCATCCAGTAATAACATGTGGCACTAaaccaacctgtgtgtgtgtgtgtgtgtgtgtgtgtgtgtgtgtgtgtgtgtgtgtctgtgtgtgtgtgtgtgtgtgtgtgtgtgtgtgtgtgtgtgtgtgtgtgttgaacaggTCTGGAGAGAAGATCTCCTGCATGGTGGAGCACGCCAGCCTGAACACTCCTGTGATCCAGGACTGGGgtaactacctgtctgtctgactacctgtccgtctctctacctgtctgtctgtctctctgcctgtctgtctctctgtctgtctgtctgtcagtctgtctgtctctctgtctgtctctctacctgtctgtctctctgcctgtctgtctgttgacctgtctctctctcaacagaTCCGTCGATGCCTGAGTCTGAGAGAAACAAGATCGCCATCGGAGCCTCAGGACTGGTTCTGGGTCTGATCTTATCTCTGGCTGGATTCATCTACTACAGGAGGAAGGCCCATGGTCAGTCCACTAGAccagttcagaccagttcagaccagttcagaCCAGTTTAGACTGGTTCAGACCAGTTCAGACCGGTTAACAgcagtctcttcttctcttgtgtttaaatgactaaataacagcaatctcttcttctcttgtgtTTATATGACTAAATAACAacagtctcttcttctcttgtgtTTATATGACTAAATAACAgcagtctcttcttctcttgtctttaTATGACTCAATAACAgcagtctcttcttctcttgtctttaTTACAgcagtctcttcttctcttgtgtTTATATGACTAAATAACAgcagtctcttcttctcttgtctttaTATGACTCAATAACCgcagtctcttcttctcttgtctttaTATGACTCAATAACAgcagtctcttcttctcttgtgtTTATATGAGTAAATAACAgcagtctcttcttctcttgtgtTAAATCAGGACGGATTCTGGTTCCCACTAACTGAGGTAGGAATCCTAAACTTGTCCctgttgtctgtttgtctccTGGAAGGAAAAGTCAGCTGGGAATTCAACCTGCTTTCTTGTGTTTTCAgtgctgccacctgctggagaggaggagctgctgtttCTGCTTCAAGCCTTCTGTGACACGCTGCACATGTGCTGTGACATACATGATGTACAGCACATGTATGTTCTGTGATATACATGATATATATGTATTGTGATATACATGATATATATGTACTGTGATATACATGATGTACAGCACATGTATGTACTGTGATATACATGATATATATGTACTGTGACATACATGATGTGCAGCACATGTATGTTCTGTGATATACATGATATATATGTACTGTGATATACATGATGTACAGCACATGTATGCACTGTGATATACATGATGTACAGCACATGTATGTAGTGTGACGTACAGCACATGTATGTAGCATGACGTGTATCTGAGTGTCACTCTGATGTATTTGTGATTGAAGCTTCACTTCCTGTGTGACATCATTGTTTTCCAGCGGCTAACTTCCTCAAACTGACTCAGACTAAAGGAAGAACATCTGATCCTCCTTCTGTCCTTTAACTTCATCTGTAAAATCACACAATCAGCTGCTTCAATATTTTAGGAGCCTTAGGTTTTCTGAGTGTTAGATTCTTATATTTCTACTGGAGTGAGATGTCTTTTCCTACAATAAACCTTTGGAAAACACTCTGTCACTTTGTTATTTTAGCTGAGACTCTcctcatgtttgtttgtgtgttcagaAACATGTCAGCATCACATTAATGATCCATGGGAAAGTCTCACATGTCATCGTTACATATTTAGttgtatatttattatattatctgTGTAATTGATTATGAAGCTCTGTCCATATTTACAGCCCATCATTGATTATAAACCCGTCAGCACATATCCATTACTGTAATATTCCATATCTTTATATTAACTCCTGTGATCACACAACATAAAAACCTCTGAAAACACTTTTTAAATCTTCATGAGGATCAATCCTGACACATTCGTGGTTTCTGAGTGTTTTCACCGACACTAACTTACAGGATTTTACCCAAATCTCTTCatccaaaatgacaaaacagtgAAACTGAGCTCAGAGTTGGATCTGCTGCAGCTTGGTGCTGCTCACATGTTTCTGACAGACCGGACAATATTCTGGATCGACTGACTTTAGATCAATAAACACAACGCAACACTTAGAAACCAGGAAGCTGTGGACAAGAAATCCACCGACTCCAAGGACCAATCCCAGCTTTCCTCTGATATTATCTTCCAGTTTCTCCTCCCAGTCTGTTTTAATCTGAGCAGCTGAAGATGTTTCTAGAGACATTATTATATAAAAGAGAGAAATCAGACCTGAGATCTAGCTGGTTTGTTCAGGAAGGTTTAGTTTGAAGGTTGGACCTGAAGGAAGCAGAATGAACTGAAGTGGGTCAGTTGAATCCAGATTCATCAGCTGCATCAAAGTTGACTGGATTCATTAAGACCAGGACTCTGCCACAGAGGAACATCTCAAGTCTGGTCTTACAGAGGCAAGAGACGATTATCATGAATGAGAAACATCTGGTGTGAAATGTGACTGAAGCTGACAGCAGATCAGCagagtagaacacagtagaagaTGGTTTGGTCGTTAGTAGAGTCCAGATAGAAACTCCAGATCTGGCTTCAGTCTGGGACCAAACTGTTTAGAAACAAAATGTAGAAGTTGCCACTTTTCTGCATCCTTCCTCTTGTACCCAGCGCcaaagataaaaacaatttCAGTCCATTTCTCATTACAGTGTGAGAAAACGGTTTGTAGAGCTTCAAAAAGCACCTGAAGTCTTTCACATTgtatataacaatgaaaaattgTCTCTGTTGACTGACAGAAAGGACACATAACAGATCCAGTTggatttatttttgaaatgaagTTGTTGACTGCCAGCGCTCCCTGCAGGATCCTCCACTGCAGGATCCTCCACTGCAGGATCCTCCACTGCAGGTCACCTGACCTTTTGTTCAGTGGGGCTTTATATAGCACCCTCCATCCACACTGGCCTACAATCATCTGCCACCTTTAACTTTGTTCTCCATACAGTGTCCTTTCTCTCATTCAGCATTCTTTTGTTCAAGGCTACAACACAACACTTGTACAAGACTTCCCCATTTAACATGTAAAAGTCCATTTTAGCAGCCAAATTAGAGACCAGCAAAGGTCCCGTTACTCCAGTCTGGTCTATTTTGAGACCCAACTCGGGGAAAGAATCTCCATTATCAGGAGTCTCGGTCCCGATGGCATAGTCCTGCAGCATGTCCAGCTCCTCGGTAGTGAGTCTTTTAATCCATGCATTCAGAATGTCCCTGGTATGTCGGCTTGACCTCAAGCCCAGCAGCGAAGTCATTGCTTCCGTGTCATGAAGCCTCGGACCTGCAGCATCCACTATGTGCTTCAATTTAACAGTTCCAGCTGAGCATAGCCTCCGGGTGAGACCAGGTTTGCTGTCATCCTGAATGTCCAACCTGGCCCCGTGGATTAGAGGCTCCTCCAGGAGCCAAAACAGTGATGCTGTAGGCTCCAGTCTGCACCACTTAAAAGGATTCCAGGCTCTAAACAGTCCTTGATAAAAAGGTGGCAGGTCATGCACACTCTTAAAAACACAGTCTGTTAAAAACAAAGAGGCGTCTAAACCCAAGCCCTGTACCTTCTTTAAAATAGTGCTCATGAGAGGTCTCCACAGCACATCATCAGTCCCTGTGAGGTAACGCTGTATGAACTGTAGTCTAAAAGCTGCTACTCTGCTCTCTAGATGCACTAAaccctgccctccctcctctcttggTAGGTATAGTACACTCTGTGGTACCCAGTGTAGTTTATCCCAAAAAAAGTTAACCAGAATAGACTGCACTTTTTTCAGCAATCCAGCAGGGGGTTCCATACATACTAGCTTGTGCCAGAGGGTGGAGGCCGCCAAAttattaacaataaaaaaacgtCCTCAGTAAGATATTTGGGGCAGCAGCCATCTCCACTTTGTTAATCTCCCCTCCACCTTTTCCACCACTCCCTCCCAGTTTTTCCCAACAGTCTGGTCATCTCCTAAAAACACTCCTAGATACTTGAAACCCCTCCTCTTCCAAATTAGCCCTCCTGGCAGCTGAGGGAGACCTGCAGACCACCTTCCAACCACCAAAGCTTCACTTTTTGCCCAATTTACTTTAGCGGCCGAAAGTTTTCCAAATCTTTTTACAATCTTTCCAACCAAATTTACATCATCTTGATTTTTTACAATGACAACAATATCGTCTGCGTACGCAGATAAAACAACTTGTGTGTTAAAATCAGGTAAAAACAGACCATCAATATAAGAGCGAAAATTGTGCAACATGGGTTCAATTGAAAGTGCATAGAGCATACCAGACATTGAGCAGCCCTGTCTTATACCTCTAGATGCTTTGAAAGGTTTACACAAAACACCATTCATTTTCAGTACACTCTCAATAACTTCGTACAGAACCTTAATCTTGGCAATAAGTCCAGGGCTGAGGCCAAACCTTTCTAACACTTTCCAAAGGTATTGGTGCTCAACCCGGTCAAATGCCTTTTCCTGGTCCAAAGAAACCAGACCAGCATCAAAGCCCAATGAACCAGAGACTTCCAAAACATCCCGAATTAGTGACACATTGTCAACAATGGACCTGCCGGGCACACAGTAGGTTTAGGTCCGGTGGATGACCTGATCCATCACCTTCTTCAGTCTGTTGGACAGGACTCTGGAGAGCAGCTTGTAATCCgcacacagcagagagaccgGACGCCAGTTCTTCATATCTTGTAGGTCAGAACAACGTCAGAACTGCTCTCCTGCAGCTCTGGGGCAAAGACGAGTCATTAAGACATTCAGTGAAGACTTCAGTGACGTCATCACACAGTTCGGTCCAAAAAGCCTTGTAGAACTCCGGCGGGAGTCCGTCAGTCCCAGGGACCTTCCCCCCCCCTGCATGCTCTGCAGCGCTGTAGACAGCTCCTCTGTAGTCAGAGGACCCCCCAACTCCTTGTTGGTCTCCTCTGAGACTCTGGGCAGCCCACTGCAGAAAGAATCAAACGCCCCTTCATCCTCATTGTACTCACTGCTGTACAGAAGAGAGTAAAAGTCCACAGCTCTCTGCCGGATCTCACTGGCCTCGGTCAGCAGCTGTCCTGTAGTCGATCTCAGAGCGTGGATGAACCTGCTCTGCCTGTTCTTCTTTTCCAGGCTGAAGAAAAACTTTGAGGGTGAGTCCATCAGAGCAGCACTCTGAAAGCGAGACCGGACCAACGCCCGCTGTGCTTTAGCGCCCAACAGGTCAGCCAGCAAGGCTTTTTTGGATttgagataataataataataataaactttatttgtatagcacctttcatacaagaaatgcagctcaaagtgctttacaacagagaaactacatgcaccaagtgcttcacataaaacttgataatgatagtgagaataagataagaggagaatagaatacataaaatgcatcttcacatgaaaatagacatagaatgagcataacataagatggaaaataaaatccactgtaaaataataataaaaataaagttaaaaaatagagtacataggatgcataaaatcaagtaaaatacaaattttaaaagaagtgcagcagtgcataagtgcgaagcaaagtgagaaaaaaataaaaaataaaaaataaaaaaaagagttcaaggcctgtatcgggaaagtcagagctagttaaaggctaaagtgaagagataagtttttagctttcttttaaaaatatttagcgagctggcttacctgatatctataggtagtgtgttatctataggtagtgtgatatctataggtagtgtgatatctataggtagtgtgttatctataggtagtgtgatatctataggtagtgtgttatctataggtagtgtgatatctataggtagtgtgatatctataggtagtgtgttatctataggtagtgtgttatctataggtagtgtgatatctataggtagtgtgatatctataggtagtgtgttatctataggtagtgtgatatctataggtagtgtgatatctataggtagtgtgatatctataggtagtgtgatatctataggtagtgtgttccatagctttggggcgtaattgacaaaggctgcatccccgattttctttcggctgttgctgggaacctccaataaagcagcagcagatgatcgcagtgttcttgaaggcagggagtgaacaagggagttagcaatgtagcttggtcctagcccattaagggctttgtatataaggaggaggaccttaaaatcaattctaaatgttacgggaagccagtgtagagcagctaaaactggactaatgtgctctctcctcttggttctggttaatagccgagctgcagagttttgaatgagctgaagtctctcagtgttttttttcggGAGACCGGTAAAAAGTGCGTTACAGTAATCGAGTCGgcttgaaataaaggcatgaatcagATTTCCGGcatctttttgatttataaatggtcgtactttagctatgtttctaaggtggaaaaatgatgttttcgtCACCTTGTTAATGTGGGACTTGAAGCTTAGATCTGAATCTAGGATAA
This region of Centroberyx gerrardi isolate f3 chromosome 23, fCenGer3.hap1.cur.20231027, whole genome shotgun sequence genomic DNA includes:
- the LOC139914465 gene encoding H-2 class II histocompatibility antigen, E-S beta chain-like, producing MASSFLGFSLFFISLYGADGFEEYHLNRCVFNSSELQDIEYIYSAYYNKVEYARFSSSVGKFVGYNEVGLKYAERWNNDPAVLGARKAQKESVCKHNVEIDYQAVLTKTATPSVRLSSVTPPGGKHTAMLMCSVYDFYPKQIRVTWLRDGKVVTSDVTSTDELQDGDWYYQIQSHLEYTPRSGEKISCMVEHASLNTPVIQDWDPSMPESERNKIAIGASGLVLGLILSLAGFIYYRRKAHGRILVPTN